From Myotis daubentonii chromosome 15, mMyoDau2.1, whole genome shotgun sequence, one genomic window encodes:
- the LOC132216154 gene encoding caspase recruitment domain-containing protein 14-like, with amino-acid sequence MEPVPRRAGPAMAELHRTQSSLAALDEETLWEVTESHRPRIVRRICPSRLTPYLRQAKVLGHLAEEVLPSPGSPTQP; translated from the coding sequence GTCCGGCCATGGCGGAGCTGCACCGCACGCAGTCCTCGCTGGCAGCCCTGGACGAGGAGACGCTGTGGGAGGTGACGGAGAGCCACCGCCCCAGGATCGTGCGCCGCATCTGCCCCAGCCGCCTCACCCCCTACCTGCGCCAGGCTAAGGTGCTGGGCCACCTGGCCGAGGAGGTGCTGCCCAGCCCCGGTTCACCAACTCAGCCATGA